The Plasmodium chabaudi chabaudi strain AS genome assembly, chromosome: 4 nucleotide sequence aaaataatactaataaaataagtgTGAGGTTATAAGGGAATTATAGGAGGATAAAGGCACGGGTACGGAAGTATAAAATAAGAGGAAGATAAATAAAGTAATACATATGATCACGCAATCCATACGAAAATGCATAAATTCAAGAGTAAGCTCATAGTTATGCTTTTTATGTATAGTATTGCAACAACAGCCATTGTATATCaaaattacatatttatagcaaatttatttaaaaaatatcgaGCATTCGAATGGCTATGTACAGATAAGAATTCGGAGGGggacttttttttatgtgtaGCTcaggaaaattatattcattttttgctAGTCACAGGATTAATTATTCAGTTTATATCAGGTTTTATCGGAggtatattaataaatatattatcaaaaaagcGGTATATATCAAAGATTgcctttatatttttaataataggATGGATGTTACTAAGTATATCATTATCATATtccaaatattatatggaCAATTATACGCGGCTGCTTATACTTAGTTGGGGTAGTTCACACGCAGAGAAAGcatttaaaagaatatcTATGTTATTTAATTTAGCGTTTATATGTTTTGGTATTGGATCTGATAATTCCTATTTGCCAATTATCTACTACATCAACGAAAGATATCCTattgatgataatataataaaatcaaaattagAAGCatcagaaaataaattaagtgcattaagaaatattttaagaaataaaaattatatattaattagtGCTATGTCATCTTTAGCTGTTTTAAGTTTATTTGTTGGCaatgttttaattatagccttaaataaatttgattcagaaaataatgttataCTTATCATATCTATGTATGTATTGATATGTATAGCTCcatccttttttatatccaaTTTGTTAgatcataaatataattataaccaaaatacaaataatgaaaatactattaaaaataatgaaagtaatataaatgaaaatgaaaatgaggATGAggatgatgatgatgacAATGTTACTTCGATAGTGATATCCAATGATGATGATATTAATCGTAATGCAGTTATATCTTCCGAGGCACTTATTTCACATAATGCTATTATTACTCCAAATACGGTTATTTCCCCTAATGTTATTACTGCAAcaaatattgttatttcAACTGCAACAGATGCTATGCTTGCAAATTCAAATACGAGTGTCTTAAAATCTGATATGATTGGTATAAGTCCTGGaagaaatggaaaaaacaaaagaaagAGCTTCATTCATAATAGCAGTGGAAGTAATACTATAATTAATGATGACATTGATGTCAGCATTGTTGGTAATGATTTTACTAGAAATAGGCGAAGTGAATCACATAATAGTAGCTTAAgtgatttttataaaaaaaaaagttatgtATCTAGATTTTCCGATCCCAATTTTGAAAACCTTCATTCACCAAATGGTGATATCGAAAATGCCCAAGGTCataatgtaataaatatggatatcgaaaattatataaaacaaaatgaaaataatataaccCCCAGAAATAAACACATAAGTACGATTTCGTATGGAAAGTCGTCAACTCTAAAAGAGAATGAAGAGAACGGAGAAAGTGGAAAAGTTGGagaaagtaaaaaaaatgaaaattgtgaaaaaaaggaaaataatgaagaaaaggaaaaaaatgaaaaaggcgatgaaaaagatgatgaaaaaacaatgaaaattattattcatcCTTCTGAATctattaataatgaaattcaaaaaaaaaataaattaaaaaatataaattttgaaatatttaaaaaacaagtTATATCATcctgttatatatttattgtaatagaattctttattttaacaTTTAGTAATtgcttttttatgttttcactatttgatatatatgaaaatagtgTATTTGGAAATACCTTagatatttattcatatatattgccttccagttttattattacattaaTATTTGGTATAGTAGCAGATATAATTAgtattcataattttatcagTTTTAATTTAACACTAGgaataattgtttttatattaacactcatttattatcaaaCAATGAGTGTAATTGTTGGATATATGTCCttagttatatatttttttcatcaaagTTTTTTTGCCaatcatatgtatatgtatatgtcgACAGTTTTCAAGGAAGACAATTTCCCCATCTTAATTGGTATCGTTAATATGTGGGCCTCGATTGCATTTTTCATGTCATACAAAATACACGAGAttatcaaatataataaaagcaaaatatatggaaaaataacaatagaAGTTATTATTGTTTCTTACATgctcatatttttatttcacatattatatattaagaaaaaaaatcactGGAATGACGATGAGTTAGAATATAAAGAGATACAATGTCCCTGCTAAATgatattacattttttttattgtggGTTTAAAACAACTCAGAACATATTATTGAaggaataatataaaataaaaattgcaaTCAGTTGTTTATCAAAAGTGTGAGTGACATACTATAACATAATGCAAATCCAcaagatgaagaaaaaaaataaattttgaaatacGTTAGTATGCTACTTAAAAggcatttatatttgtgtatgtatatatattttatgttatctttatttaaaaataaagtgtTTTATGTGTATGTAAATTcgaataaaacaaattatccCGTTACTATGCTTTGTGCgcacatatatatcatatggatatatatatgcacatgcATTAACGATATTTGAAATAATTcgcaaatttttataatttcatttattttaaataattttttcgttCAACgcgattttattttttgtatatatattacatatatgcattttaaacctgtattatcttttttttttttaataacatattttaattaactTGTATAATACATGGCCAATTTTGTtcagaaatataaaactatttaacattattcatttttttaaaaaaatatgtactgttcatatatatatataagcttaaaaaaaaaaatagctataaATAGCtgatgttattttttttgaaaaaaaaatatgatatacattttattaaaaaaaatgaggAGTTTTTGGTCTAAGCGAGCATGGTCTAGTGGCTATGACGTTCGCCTCACACGCGAAAGATCCCGAGTTCGATCCTCGGTGCTCGTACTTTTGCAAAATGCCACAGCagtattttataaattgttGAAATTAtagcatatta carries:
- a CDS encoding apicomplexan amino acid transporter ApiAT10, putative; this translates as MHKFKSKLIVMLFMYSIATTAIVYQNYIFIANLFKKYRAFEWLCTDKNSEGDFFLCVAQENYIHFLLVTGLIIQFISGFIGGILINILSKKRYISKIAFIFLIIGWMLLSISLSYSKYYMDNYTRLLILSWGSSHAEKAFKRISMLFNLAFICFGIGSDNSYLPIIYYINERYPIDDNIIKSKLEASENKLSALRNILRNKNYILISAMSSLAVLSLFVGNVLIIALNKFDSENNVILIISMYVLICIAPSFFISNLLDHKYNYNQNTNNENTIKNNESNINENENEDEDDDDDNVTSIVISNDDDINRNAVISSEALISHNAIITPNTVISPNVITATNIVISTATDAMLANSNTSVLKSDMIGISPGRNGKNKRKSFIHNSSGSNTIINDDIDVSIVGNDFTRNRRSESHNSSLSDFYKKKSYVSRFSDPNFENLHSPNGDIENAQGHNVINMDIENYIKQNENNITPRNKHISTISYGKSSTLKENEENGESGKVGESKKNENCEKKENNEEKEKNEKGDEKDDEKTMKIIIHPSESINNEIQKKNKLKNINFEIFKKQVISSCYIFIVIEFFILTFSNCFFMFSLFDIYENSVFGNTLDIYSYILPSSFIITLIFGIVADIISIHNFISFNLTLGIIVFILTLIYYQTMSVIVGYMSLVIYFFHQSFFANHMYMYMSTVFKEDNFPILIGIVNMWASIAFFMSYKIHEIIKYNKSKIYGKITIEVIIVSYMLIFLFHILYIKKKNHWNDDELEYKEIQCPC